The sequence below is a genomic window from Lolium perenne isolate Kyuss_39 chromosome 7, Kyuss_2.0, whole genome shotgun sequence.
AGCCCAATAGGCATGCATCTCTGGGCAATCCACTGACCAGCCAAACTCTTGTTCAGCGCCTATTTTCCCAACATTTTCATCATGATCGATCTGCACTTTGTTCTTCGATGAATCTAGATCTGCGTGTTCTTTCAAGCCGTCCTATAAAATATTCACTGGTCTAGTGGTTGTAGGACAATATCTTGATGTATTAGGGAGAATGACGAGAGTTGTTTTAGGAAAGTGATTGTACTAGTCCAACAGAAGCCTCAGTACTCCAAGATTCTTTGTCTGGAAGTTGCAGATAACTTATTCATTAACGAAGAATCGTATTCTTTTGGGTAGGCTTTCAGAGGTATTCGTGGATCAGCGATCCCTGTGCAAAGTGTCAGGTTGTTTATGCTGGTAGGGTGTGATTAGTGTCTAGCTAGACTTTATCGCCAGAACGATATAAACACATGCAGCAATTTTTCGTTTCTGTAAATATAGGGATTTGTTCTTGTTCCAACTGGGCAAGAAAATTGTGGTGGTCGATTGATGTTATTTGAGATTTAACTAGTACGTGGGGTCCTCTGTTATTCGACACAGCAGGAACTTACTGATGTAGCGAATACCCTGGTCCCTGGGTTGTATTGACATGAAATTAACTTGGAAAGTATGAAATTATTATACTCATCAAAGTAGAGCTACTTCATCTGTCCGGAAAAAAGTAACTCGGATTTTTATAGATTCACATTTATCTACAGAATGAAACACGCAGATACATacaaatcttcacaaatttgagtATTTAGCACCGTTGTGCTGCCAGCGCTAGTTATGCAAAAGTTCATACCCGATCTGGACAACTGTCTTCTTTCCGTTTTTCCAACAAGGAACATGGAACAAAAAAATGCTCGATGTGGCTATGTCAAAAAGACTCGGCAGTAGCTCTGCAAAACCTTCCAGGCTGATTGTTCCTGAAGAATACAATTTTCTAAAGTAGATACGATACCTGACATACTCCGCTGGAAAGTCATCAGAAAACACCGTATTCAAAAAGATGTACAGAAACAAAGCTAGAAGGTGTCCACTAGCTTTGGAAAATGACTACCCTCGCGCTAATGCTATCAGTAATCGATCATTTCAACATGTAAGGTTGGTTGTTTTCACTTGATGCAGACCCAGTAGTTTAGTGCTTTCAAAAGAAAACAGGAGTGAGGAAGAACCGATGAAGTTTCAACAGATATGTAAATGCGCCATTCGCGGGACAAATAATACTCATATTTTAACCAGCAAGCTTTATCTATGACAGTACTGGGTTACAGAACCACATCATAAACACAAATCTCCGAGCCAAAGATATGAGATGCAAGTCCCAGGTACGCAAGTTCTTACTTAAGAGTGGTAGTAAGAGCATCAATGAAATGCTAAACTGCAGCAACTGTTGGCAAGAAAAATGTTTTGTCCCGATATAGTTAGCTTACATAATATTAGACGAAGAATAAAAAGATTACAAGGTAATAATAATGCAGTTCATTCCCTATACTGTTAGTATGCGCCTTAACGGCTTCGCTATTACCTATACCAATCCTTTTCTAATATACACCCTCATAATATACACAGGGTATGCACATTCTCTCGCCAAAAGGCATATAAGAAGAAACAGCAAATAAGTCAAATCTTAAGGGAACTTACATAATCTTTGCCTCCATTATGTACACAAAATTCTCATTTGCTGCAAACAAACTATAGTCTTGAACGACGGAGGTACTTGATGGGATTGAAAGGACCCAGTTGCCGTGCAGAAGACAATGCTGGTCGTCCATTCGGAGACACTGTTGGCTTGATATCCCATCCTTCAACATTTTTCGGAACGCAAACATCAAACATAATTTGGCCAAGGACTCCTTGGGGCTCCATCCTGGGTGGATAAGTTAGTTGCCGTCTCTGCTCCTCAATCAAAGAATCAGGTTCCCTGGATTCATTATGGTCCTTCGAACTTGGCAAGAAGAAGTGGTCACTGGGACTGTTGGCTACCCTTCTCAAGCTCTCATTTGAATTGGCAGCCACATTGTGTAGATTGCACACACAGTGCGCTATCTTGTACTCCTGATCACCTGCAACACTTGTGCGATTCAGCTGGCTTCTGTGGCAGAAGGTGACAAGAGCTTTCTTCAGTATATCATCTACAGCAGTTCTGTATTCCGCTTCATGTAACTTGTAATGGCCTGCGGGATATGAAAGTTATTTGGTTGTGAATTTAATCTACAATCATGACTCCCAGCAGAGAAGAAAATATCAAGGACTTTGGTTGATGAAACTGAAATAAATAGCCAAATATCTACAACAAGCTATAGGCTCTATGTAGCCTACTGCTTATAGTACTAAATCCTGAGATTATATTGTGATTGCCCTCATGACTAAGTATAAGCATCCAAACAGTCGTATCAAACACTTGAGCTCAGTATTGTGTCGATAAAATAAAAATTCTGAAATGCATGGAAAATCCTGTTAGCCAAGATAATGGAAATAATTACTTCATTATCCTTCTACTGTGATCTAGGTCTCTAGGACTTGAACTTATGGCCATGAAAGTTTGCATACCTATCGGGCAATCTTACTGCAATTAACAAATCCAAATATGATATAAATGCAAGGTCTTGGAATGCACACTGCCACAATTGTAAGCATGCAGAACCACATTTCTGATATTATATGTCACATTTTATGTTAGTAATCAATTGTCCTATGAAAGAAGACTAGACACTGAAGATAAAATAAAGTCGTACCAGTATGGGGGGAATCACTCCACTTGATTATTTTAACATCTGTGCCTAATTCAACCAAACGCCTGGCAAAACCACAGATAACATGGCATGGAGCAAGATCATCATCTTCCGAGCAGAATATAAGAACCGAACCCAACCCCTGCATTAACAATAATAAATTAAAATATTTGGTGTGGCCACTGAGGATGATTTGCAAAATCACGAAGGCAAAACCAGACTTACTGCTGATGAGTACAGTGTGTGCCAATATTCTGCACGCTGAGCTTCAATTCTGCTTGGGAAGAGAGTATCCATTCCAGATGCCAGAGCCTTTGCCATCAAGGAGCGTATCATGGATGGTTGAGACGAAGTGCCAATCACAGGATTTTGGAGAAACTGGGTGCCAACATCACTCATAAAATCCACTGGACCAGAGTCATAGATTTGCCCAGAGATACAGTTTCTCACCAGCCGATAGTCCTTCTGCAAAATGGGAAATTTGCGTCAACAAAGTTAAACATGTTCACCAACTAAAATTCAGTTGAACATGATGACAATGACAACTAAACTGAGACTTAAACATACAATGATGATGAGACACTTCAAGTATGTTCGGGCGATCAGACATATGCAGCTTAAAATATGCCAAGTCACAACATAATTAGAATGACAAATAAAGCGATGACTTCAACATACACTAAAATATGCCAAGTCACAACATAATTAAAATGACAAAGAAAGCGAGGACTTCAACATACACTAAGGATGAGAGACTTCAAAAACTATCCACACTAATGTGTTCCACAAAGAAAATAATAGGAACATACAAACTGAAGATGAAAACCTAGTAAACACTTTACTGTTCACATGTTGGTGAGGACTGTCTCTTGAGCAAGGAATCAATAAATGCAATAAAAAAAATCGTAGACTAAATCAAATAAATACTGAATTTTCATCACATGTACCCCATAGTAGTAATCCAATCTTGCATCCACATGTCATTTGGCAGAACAGTTAAATGAGGTTTTTTAATCTGTTCACATTATCCTAGATATGGAGAGAAATAAATATGCCAACTTCAGGACAAGAGGAAATAAtggaaatatcataccattgttgCATCTCCTTCGCATTTTCCATCTAGTAACTGGAAAAAAAAAAAGCAACACCAGTCAATTAAATGTGAAAGGGCAGGGGATGGGTTAACTGctacaattacaaatagatgatagtCACAATCAGATACCAACAGAAAGAACTAAACAAACACACACCTGAATAACCTTGTACATGCATCCCTTTGAACCACCAGAAAAAGAAGCAAGCACAGTTGGTAATGGATTTACTTTCAATTCCTGAAACACAGGCATTCATCATAGCTTAGAACAAAAGTTATGTCAAAAGAAGTGCAACCCAGTAGAAAAAAGGGTAAAACTAGTCCCATTCCAGGATAGTTTGTACATTCTTCTAACAATACAGAAAGTTTATCACGCCAACATGTGAATGACTCAGATTCTAATCAGCAAGAAGATCATGTAGACATTGTTGCTTGTACAGAGTGCACAAAAGAAATGAAAAGGATTGAGATCCGAAATGTAAATATGTTTTCATAGGGTTCTCACTTTCATCTATACATTTTCTGCGTATACAGCATTTGAGTAAATAAGGATTCATAGGCGAAGTCCCATATCATAATAGTACCAGTGGACAATAGGCTAAATACTGTAGGAGTGATGCTACTAGCTCACACCCATGACTCCCTCTCTCTCCTAAAGAGACGTGCTTCACACACAACTCTATTCTGATGTACTTCACACGCACAGGGCTTATACTACCAGGAAGCTTGTGCTACTAGGAAGGTTTGTTAGATATCTCAAGTGTACCAAGCTTGGTTACATGGGAGGGGTGGTACCCTATATATATGCTTGTATatgaccctttagattgttgccatgtCGCACAATTCAAAACGTACACTATACTTCTAAAATACTCTAtaaactctagatatttcatactactccTAAATATCTCACTCTAGAACATTCCTTATTCTAGAGTTCTCTCTACATACCCTGGATACTTCACGACTAAACTAGCTCCTTCTACTAGCCAACTACATTGACAAGATTACTCCTAACAAATACAATAAGATCATTGGCCAAAACATCAAGGAACATGCAATTTTATTTATTATGTTCTTCATTTGAAGAACAGAGATACTAGTGCTTACTATGCAATGTGGTAATGACCAAGAAAAGAAACTAACCTTCGCCAGCGCACTAATAACACCACATGCTAGTGTTGCTGCTTTCTCAGAGAGATACCTGGAAGAAGAAAAGAATCAGCATAGTACCATCGGATGTACATAGGGATCTAAAGAGTGCAGAGTGCAGAGGAACCCATATGCCAGTTTACACCATAacccataaagtaaaagatagtattACAATGGAACCCACTCAAATGTCATTTCAAGTGAAATGCCTAGCTGAATTAGGTTTATGAAGCAACACCATAACCCATAGCGATAAATGATTTTTATGAAGGCACTGTACCTTTAGCAACATCTAATTTTGACACACTAAATCTAGTAACATATTCCATAGTAATTACTCTGATGTGTCCAGACAAAAATAGGAATGACTACAAAACTCTGTGTGGACCTCACCTCATAGATGTGCCAAACATTGTTAACAGATTGATGAAATCCATATAAATATTTTAGCTACTTTTGCTAGTTCAACAAACAACTGGAATAGTAGTTGTACACTTGTATTGGTGGTCATAGGGAATGTAATGCATTGAAATCCCCACTATGATAATAATAACAATCAAAAGAAACAGGTACGGAAGTAAAATAAACTTGGATCAGGGGGAATCCATAGCAAGTACTGACTGAAATTAAATCCAAAACCTAAAAACTGACGGTAGAAGGCATCAAGTTTTCAGGACATTCGAGCTTTACGCAGTTTTGATTACAATTCCAAAACCGATTCCTTCACGAAATTCGCAA
It includes:
- the LOC127317741 gene encoding uncharacterized protein isoform X1: MWPGCGGRFYWGPAPPAGARGVVVVFAWVWSDEAQLRPFVDLYASLGWRCLVCHPDLVSLYLSEKAATLACGVISALAKELKVNPLPTVLASFSGGSKGCMYKVIQLLDGKCEGDATMKDYRLVRNCISGQIYDSGPVDFMSDVGTQFLQNPVIGTSSQPSMIRSLMAKALASGMDTLFPSRIEAQRAEYWHTLYSSAGLGSVLIFCSEDDDLAPCHVICGFARRLVELGTDVKIIKWSDSPHTGHYKLHEAEYRTAVDDILKKALVTFCHRSQLNRTSVAGDQEYKIAHCVCNLHNVAANSNESLRRVANSPSDHFFLPSSKDHNESREPDSLIEEQRRQLTYPPRMEPQGVLGQIMFDVCVPKNVEGWDIKPTVSPNGRPALSSARQLGPFNPIKYLRRSRL
- the LOC127317741 gene encoding uncharacterized protein isoform X2 codes for the protein MKELKVNPLPTVLASFSGGSKGCMYKVIQLLDGKCEGDATMKDYRLVRNCISGQIYDSGPVDFMSDVGTQFLQNPVIGTSSQPSMIRSLMAKALASGMDTLFPSRIEAQRAEYWHTLYSSAGLGSVLIFCSEDDDLAPCHVICGFARRLVELGTDVKIIKWSDSPHTGHYKLHEAEYRTAVDDILKKALVTFCHRSQLNRTSVAGDQEYKIAHCVCNLHNVAANSNESLRRVANSPSDHFFLPSSKDHNESREPDSLIEEQRRQLTYPPRMEPQGVLGQIMFDVCVPKNVEGWDIKPTVSPNGRPALSSARQLGPFNPIKYLRRSRL